A genomic window from Ignavibacteria bacterium includes:
- a CDS encoding DUF4920 domain-containing protein, with translation MKYIKFILPIVILFITLSVNAQDDNKKEGEKVEAKELSDGTLYGADITADARILSIADIYADTAGFSGKTVVLKGNMSELCRSGGCWTVLSDGTNNIRALTLHKFIMPKEMDITGKVAVVEGVFSVKEITEDQAKHFAEEAGTDPNLVVGPQKMYRILATGIKILK, from the coding sequence ATGAAATACATAAAATTTATATTACCAATTGTAATATTATTTATTACACTTTCTGTTAATGCACAGGATGATAACAAAAAGGAAGGCGAAAAAGTTGAAGCCAAAGAGCTTAGTGACGGCACTTTATACGGCGCAGATATAACCGCTGATGCCAGGATACTTTCAATTGCTGATATTTACGCTGATACTGCTGGATTTTCGGGGAAAACTGTTGTGTTAAAAGGTAATATGTCTGAACTGTGCCGTTCAGGCGGATGCTGGACAGTCTTGAGCGATGGTACAAACAATATCCGCGCTTTGACGCTGCATAAATTCATAATGCCGAAAGAAATGGATATTACCGGCAAGGTTGCAGTAGTTGAAGGCGTATTTTCAGTAAAGGAAATTACCGAAGACCAGGCAAAACATTTTGCTGAAGAAGCAGGTACTGACCCGAATTTAGTAGTGGGTCCGCAGAAGATGTACAGGATCTTAGCGACAGGGATAAAGATATTGAAATAA
- a CDS encoding T9SS type A sorting domain-containing protein: protein MKKTFIIIVLILLSKPAASQWVLDYDFNNIQISVRSISVVDSNYIWLSTIDSGLYGNLYKFVEGNRFTLNLPFQLRPGDIIAKDTSKLFLNSTIENRLFYTSNSGLNWSVSLDSTYNGSTINFAISNNNPNFIAAIRTQYQDSVESIFYRSTNGGSSWQSQILNFTIDNEAYSLAITDNNHIYIGINCNVNCTDMRYIYSTNGGTTWYTRSFPLISNNHEITSPIFKKDNMFGLTFSPGFNYYIYSTSNGGSNWSSPALYFTGGTTYVEKLINIDSTPIWICAANNKVLKTTNDGVNWSLMAIPLESDERINTMDLVKRGNKYYGYIGTFRGRIFKLTESIFPIGITPISTEIPKSYSLSQNYPNPFNPVTKIRFSLPHQGYVKLSIFDALGKEVSSLVNENLQAGVYETDFDASNIPSGVYFYRIEAVDPSTTLRVTETRKMVLLK, encoded by the coding sequence ATGAAGAAAACATTTATTATTATTGTGTTAATATTACTTTCAAAACCCGCTGCTTCGCAGTGGGTTTTGGATTATGATTTCAACAATATTCAAATTTCCGTCCGATCAATTTCGGTTGTGGATTCGAATTACATTTGGTTATCAACAATTGATTCGGGTCTGTACGGTAATTTGTATAAATTTGTAGAAGGGAATAGGTTTACCTTAAATCTTCCCTTCCAATTAAGACCTGGCGATATAATTGCTAAAGACACGAGCAAATTATTCCTGAATTCGACGATAGAAAACAGGTTATTTTATACTTCTAATTCAGGTTTAAATTGGTCAGTGAGTCTTGATTCAACTTATAATGGTTCAACAATAAATTTTGCCATATCAAATAATAACCCTAATTTCATTGCTGCAATTAGAACTCAATACCAGGATTCAGTTGAAAGCATATTTTACAGATCAACAAATGGAGGCTCAAGCTGGCAATCTCAAATATTGAACTTTACTATAGATAATGAAGCTTATTCTTTAGCAATAACAGACAACAATCATATTTACATCGGGATTAACTGCAATGTTAATTGCACAGATATGCGGTATATCTATTCTACAAACGGCGGTACAACATGGTATACAAGATCCTTTCCGTTAATTTCAAATAATCATGAAATAACTTCGCCTATTTTCAAAAAGGATAACATGTTTGGATTAACATTTTCTCCCGGCTTTAATTACTATATTTACTCAACTTCCAATGGTGGTAGCAACTGGTCTTCGCCAGCCTTGTACTTTACAGGCGGTACAACTTATGTTGAGAAGTTGATAAACATTGATAGTACACCTATTTGGATATGTGCAGCAAACAACAAGGTATTGAAGACAACCAATGACGGAGTAAACTGGAGTTTGATGGCTATTCCACTTGAAAGTGATGAACGCATAAACACAATGGACTTAGTAAAGCGCGGGAATAAATATTACGGATACATTGGCACTTTTAGAGGGCGGATCTTTAAGTTAACGGAATCTATTTTTCCAATCGGCATAACTCCTATTTCTACAGAAATACCTAAGTCATATTCACTGAGCCAGAATTATCCTAACCCGTTTAATCCGGTTACAAAGATAAGATTCAGCCTGCCTCACCAAGGTTATGTGAAGTTGAGTATTTTCGACGCTTTAGGCAAAGAGGTAAGTTCACTTGTGAATGAAAATCTGCAGGCTGGAGTATATGAAACAGATTTTGATGCATCAAACATACCAAGCGGTGTGTATTTTTACAGAATTGAAGCTGTAGACCCTTCGACTACGCTCAGGGTGACAGAAACCAGGAAAATGGTACTCTTAAAGTAA
- a CDS encoding T9SS type A sorting domain-containing protein produces the protein MKKIFILFIFLQFTFIYSYDDDDHMYLTIEAYNLLKNQGHYFPELGYRIGDLNDFGDYKWQVGKITTGAFREDQEDVVFHYTKPWWMIGPEFPDIWNTNSHFWNADLGEDYKTELIHSGLGSGHSDFWENAWKKMRYYRDGNWTDEDNNTSWIVLNAETGFYRYMYYNGLVNLYVTGNIWCESFTNHAGQTQMIREYRTLNWDDRNKLVWEILGRMCHLLQDQTVPAHAHGDIHAYSPWLAGGEPDALENWVSTYRSEINRNNAGNFIDPFYNVNDPVKFLFYTGNQLADHFPSDWRNNGAPPPQWIGDNSLPLGTNYLLMQYYSQMGDPPNTVIPSAIMQINLKYAIRATAGLLYWFAISTGLQHCINPPLLLSFSFDKPMQRVYARETGTLTANISNANAYLWQYYKCGSTANGCGNYSPLPTGLQIISNGNKQIIKVFDNYVNESCNTNPPSNCNQEGYLRFTFRVTALNNPCWSTDFLYQTAIMPVAGIRPPPSGSGGCPYLYVWNNDSTYHLTDNNLLHRSEFNEFANIDITDKYKLQIHPNLNDGKYSIQIGEYENDHDYIDMVKLFAVDHPLGTKIAITEHNDIVMYDTTIVQGPDDANRNGANITANIQYYYQGKLIVSGNSGDNIYAHYDSSAQSNAAGKFKKKYKSILNSIIPDSMALIGNLDREPIGPKGIGGVAYIFIDPNNHIDRQFAMRENISEVVIPFSNLNDAVDHIEINWQNDYSVSYFAVVPIAYSGFTVTELNMYDALHSIDNADILSALLSKDNSYTELDSADYITIRFDSLSIPQNDWVRDFVIETNGRYSVGTGYANLRHIKSNIQNHSVYNYALYTNYPNPFNPKTSIRYDIGGNSFVKISVYNLLGQLINVLVNESKVAGNYSVDFDGSNLPSGLYIYKIEAGDYIESKKMLLIK, from the coding sequence ATGAAAAAAATATTTATCTTATTTATATTTTTACAATTTACATTTATTTACTCATATGATGATGATGATCATATGTACTTGACTATAGAAGCCTATAATTTACTAAAAAATCAAGGTCACTATTTTCCTGAATTAGGTTACAGGATAGGTGACTTAAACGATTTTGGAGATTACAAATGGCAAGTTGGGAAAATTACAACTGGGGCATTTAGAGAAGACCAAGAAGATGTGGTTTTTCATTATACAAAACCCTGGTGGATGATAGGACCTGAATTCCCTGATATTTGGAATACAAATAGTCATTTTTGGAATGCCGATCTGGGCGAAGATTATAAGACAGAATTGATACATTCTGGCTTAGGAAGTGGTCATTCTGATTTTTGGGAGAATGCATGGAAAAAGATGCGATATTACAGAGATGGAAATTGGACTGATGAAGACAATAATACATCATGGATTGTTCTAAATGCTGAAACAGGCTTTTACAGATATATGTATTATAATGGTTTGGTTAATTTATATGTCACTGGAAATATTTGGTGTGAAAGTTTCACTAATCACGCAGGCCAAACTCAAATGATAAGAGAATATCGAACTTTGAACTGGGATGATAGAAATAAACTAGTTTGGGAAATACTTGGTAGAATGTGCCATTTATTACAAGATCAAACCGTACCTGCACATGCACATGGAGACATACATGCTTATTCACCATGGTTAGCAGGTGGAGAGCCTGATGCATTAGAAAATTGGGTTTCTACTTATAGAAGCGAAATAAATAGAAATAATGCAGGAAATTTTATAGATCCATTTTATAATGTAAATGATCCAGTTAAATTTTTATTTTATACGGGAAATCAATTAGCGGACCATTTTCCAAGTGATTGGAGAAACAATGGAGCTCCTCCACCCCAGTGGATAGGTGATAATTCATTACCATTAGGTACAAATTATTTGTTAATGCAATATTACTCTCAAATGGGAGATCCCCCTAACACTGTAATTCCATCGGCAATTATGCAAATTAATTTAAAATATGCAATTAGAGCGACTGCAGGATTATTATATTGGTTTGCAATTTCAACGGGGTTACAACATTGTATTAATCCACCGTTATTATTAAGTTTTAGTTTTGACAAACCAATGCAAAGAGTATATGCAAGAGAAACTGGCACTTTGACAGCGAATATTTCTAATGCTAATGCTTATTTATGGCAATATTATAAATGCGGTAGTACTGCAAATGGTTGTGGTAATTACTCGCCTTTACCTACTGGTTTACAAATTATTAGTAACGGCAATAAACAAATAATTAAAGTTTTTGATAATTACGTTAATGAATCTTGTAACACAAACCCTCCATCTAATTGTAATCAAGAGGGATATTTAAGATTTACTTTTAGAGTTACTGCCTTAAATAATCCTTGTTGGTCAACAGATTTTCTTTACCAGACGGCGATTATGCCAGTAGCTGGGATAAGACCCCCACCAAGTGGAAGTGGAGGATGTCCATATTTATACGTTTGGAATAATGACTCGACTTACCATTTGACAGATAACAATTTATTGCATCGCTCAGAATTTAATGAATTTGCAAACATAGATATCACCGATAAATATAAATTACAGATACATCCTAATTTGAATGATGGAAAATATTCGATACAAATTGGAGAATACGAAAATGATCATGACTATATTGATATGGTAAAATTATTTGCTGTAGACCATCCCTTAGGTACGAAAATTGCAATAACTGAGCACAACGATATTGTAATGTATGATACTACCATCGTACAAGGACCCGATGACGCAAACAGAAACGGAGCAAATATAACAGCCAATATTCAATATTATTATCAAGGTAAACTGATCGTATCGGGAAACTCCGGAGATAATATTTACGCGCACTATGATTCATCGGCACAATCAAATGCCGCAGGTAAATTCAAAAAGAAATATAAAAGCATCTTGAATAGTATTATCCCTGATAGCATGGCTTTAATAGGAAATCTTGATAGAGAGCCCATCGGTCCAAAAGGCATAGGAGGAGTTGCTTATATTTTTATAGACCCGAATAATCATATTGATAGACAATTTGCGATGAGAGAAAATATATCAGAAGTTGTAATACCGTTCTCAAATTTAAATGATGCAGTTGATCATATAGAAATTAATTGGCAAAATGATTATTCAGTTTCATATTTCGCAGTAGTTCCTATAGCATACAGCGGCTTTACAGTTACTGAGCTAAATATGTACGATGCTTTACACTCAATCGACAATGCAGATATTCTTAGCGCATTGTTATCAAAGGATAATAGTTACACAGAACTTGATTCTGCTGATTATATAACAATACGGTTTGATTCACTATCTATACCACAAAACGATTGGGTAAGAGATTTTGTAATAGAAACTAATGGAAGATATTCGGTCGGTACTGGTTACGCTAATTTGAGACATATAAAGAGTAACATTCAAAATCATTCAGTATATAATTATGCTCTTTATACAAATTATCCCAATCCTTTCAATCCCAAAACATCGATTAGATATGATATAGGTGGTAATTCTTTTGTTAAAATTAGTGTTTATAATCTTTTAGGGCAACTGATAAATGTATTAGTAAATGAAAGTAAGGTAGCGGGTAATTATTCTGTCGATTTTGATGGATCAAATTTACCCAGTGGTTTATACATTTACAAAATTGAAGCCGGTGATTATATTGAATCAAAGAAAATGTTACTTATAAAATGA
- the glmS gene encoding glutamine--fructose-6-phosphate transaminase (isomerizing), which translates to MCGIVAYLGNKQALPIILSGLKKLEYRGYDSAGVALMFDNEIAVRKTAGKVTDLENLLSSNGYDHTANIGFGHTRWATHGEPNNRNAHPIFDEGNEIVVIHNGIIENYSVLKTRLEREGYQFMTDTDTECLVHLIRSHYKNVMDFEKAVQLTLAEVDGTYGMCVLSKFETDKIIAARKGSPLVLGVGDDEFIIASDAAAIVPHTRQVLYLMDGEMVIVNRDKFVIKTIHDETIERELEEITFDLEEIEKGGYDHFMLKEINEQPDSITNTMRGRIIKDNGLVKLGGLMNVTDKLKFAPRIIISACGTAWHAGLVGEYMIEQMCKIPVEVEYASEFRYRNPVIYPNDIMFVISQSGETADTLAALKEAKSRGADVYGIVNVVGSTIARETHAGVYTHAGPEIGVASTKAFTSQLTGLALISLMIAQYRNSLPAHEIKEITDELLRIPEKIKEILALNDKILEIAKVFKFCQHMLYLGRGYNFPVALEGALKLKEISYIHAEGYPAAEMKHGPIALIDQNMPVIVIAPKDSTYEKVISNIREVKARKGVVITITDFDSDGHIDEYSDYVIRIPHTLEMLSPILTTIPLQLLAYHLAVLRGCNVDQPRNLAKSVTVE; encoded by the coding sequence ATGTGTGGTATTGTTGCATATTTAGGTAATAAACAGGCACTTCCGATAATTTTAAGCGGATTAAAGAAGCTTGAATACAGGGGGTATGATTCCGCCGGTGTTGCGTTGATGTTCGATAATGAAATAGCAGTACGCAAAACAGCCGGTAAAGTAACTGATCTTGAAAATCTTTTAAGCTCAAACGGGTATGATCATACTGCCAATATTGGTTTTGGGCATACAAGATGGGCAACACATGGTGAACCTAATAACCGCAACGCACACCCGATATTTGATGAAGGCAACGAAATTGTTGTGATACATAACGGTATCATAGAAAATTACAGTGTACTTAAGACCAGGCTTGAACGTGAAGGCTACCAGTTCATGACCGATACAGATACTGAGTGCCTTGTACATTTAATACGCTCACATTACAAAAATGTAATGGATTTTGAAAAAGCAGTTCAGCTTACACTTGCGGAAGTTGACGGTACATACGGAATGTGCGTACTTTCAAAGTTTGAAACTGATAAGATCATCGCGGCAAGAAAAGGCTCTCCCCTTGTACTGGGCGTTGGTGATGATGAGTTCATAATCGCATCAGATGCAGCAGCAATTGTTCCGCATACACGCCAGGTATTGTATTTAATGGATGGCGAAATGGTTATTGTTAACCGTGATAAGTTCGTTATTAAAACCATTCACGATGAAACCATTGAACGCGAGCTTGAAGAAATTACATTTGATCTTGAAGAGATAGAAAAAGGCGGCTACGATCACTTTATGCTAAAGGAGATCAACGAGCAGCCTGATTCAATAACAAACACAATGCGCGGAAGGATAATAAAGGATAACGGTCTTGTTAAGCTTGGCGGTTTAATGAACGTTACCGATAAATTAAAATTCGCGCCCAGAATAATTATTTCAGCCTGCGGAACGGCATGGCATGCCGGTCTTGTTGGCGAATACATGATAGAACAGATGTGCAAGATACCCGTCGAGGTTGAATATGCGTCAGAGTTCCGTTACCGCAATCCCGTAATTTACCCGAACGATATAATGTTCGTTATCAGCCAGAGCGGTGAAACCGCTGATACACTGGCTGCGCTTAAGGAAGCTAAATCAAGGGGCGCAGATGTATACGGTATTGTAAATGTTGTTGGCAGCACTATTGCCAGGGAAACCCATGCAGGAGTTTACACTCACGCCGGACCCGAAATAGGTGTGGCATCAACAAAGGCGTTTACTTCACAGCTTACAGGACTTGCGTTAATTTCATTAATGATAGCGCAGTACAGGAATTCACTGCCTGCTCATGAAATTAAAGAAATTACAGATGAGCTTTTGAGGATACCTGAGAAGATAAAAGAAATATTGGCTTTAAACGATAAGATACTTGAAATTGCCAAAGTGTTTAAGTTCTGCCAGCACATGCTGTATCTTGGCAGGGGTTATAACTTCCCCGTAGCGCTTGAAGGCGCGCTAAAGCTGAAGGAAATTTCGTACATTCACGCTGAAGGTTACCCGGCAGCGGAGATGAAACACGGTCCGATCGCATTGATTGACCAGAACATGCCGGTAATAGTAATTGCGCCCAAGGATTCGACCTACGAAAAAGTAATTTCAAATATCCGCGAAGTAAAAGCGAGAAAAGGCGTTGTGATAACTATCACTGATTTCGATTCAGACGGGCATATTGATGAATATTCCGATTACGTAATAAGGATACCGCATACGCTTGAAATGCTTTCTCCGATACTTACAACCATACCGCTTCAGCTTCTTGCATATCATTTGGCTGTGCTAAGAGGCTGTAATGTTGACCAGCCGAGAAATCTGGCTAAGAGCGTAACAGTGGAATAA
- the trxA gene encoding thioredoxin — translation MHPIEFTDANFDQEVIKSDVPVLVDFWAVWCGPCKMIAPFVEELAGEYQGKAKVGKVDVDNNPNISTTYGIRSIPTILIFRDGKIVDQIIGAVPKQALAQKLDAQLQPA, via the coding sequence ATGCATCCAATTGAATTCACAGACGCTAATTTTGACCAGGAAGTTATAAAATCAGATGTACCGGTATTGGTAGATTTCTGGGCTGTATGGTGCGGACCCTGCAAAATGATAGCGCCTTTTGTAGAAGAGCTTGCTGGCGAATACCAGGGCAAAGCAAAAGTTGGCAAAGTAGATGTTGATAACAACCCGAACATTTCAACAACATACGGAATAAGAAGTATCCCGACAATTTTAATTTTCAGGGACGGAAAAATTGTTGACCAGATAATAGGCGCTGTACCCAAACAGGCACTTGCACAGAAATTAGATGCGCAGCTTCAGCCTGCATAA
- the dnaE gene encoding DNA polymerase III subunit alpha yields the protein MAKFIHLHNHSHYSLLDAICTIEGLVGAAKEHNMPALALTDHGVMYGAMEFYNKAKKAGIKPIIGCEVYIVTKGSRFQKGKAEDNADTMLGKDKSGKTIGKLSNRKSNYDHLVLLAKDFKGYRNLVKLCSIGHTEGFYYKPRIDSDILRQYSEGLVCLSACAGGVVSSHIARGDLDEAKEAAIIYKDIFGSEDFYLEMQNHGMEIEAKIRKHVPALAKELGLKTIATNDIHYIKYEHHIPHNLYLYISTDLSKDKEGKNLETDLRYETDQVYFKSAEEMCKIFKDFPEAIQSTLEVADKCNLELPRGVYHMPDFPIPKESGAKTLDEYFRQLSHEGLKQKVKNVTQTEIERLDLELDVITSMKFSGYFLIVADFVNHAKRSGIYVGPGRGSAAGSLVCYALGITNVNPLEYNLLFERFLNPERVSMPDIDIDFQDDKRDEVIEYSRQKYGANSVSQIVTFNKLKTKAVLKDVGRVLNYPFDTINEVTKHVPSVFGKIKSLTDCYNEIPDFKQYFDQAKERKKLLDYSVVLENLNKNVSMHASGVVIAPSDISDYVPIAKAPQSENQYMTQYDMKMLEDAGLIKMDFLGLKELKILQQAVDLIEERHKIKIDLDTLPLDDAKTYELFANGHTIGIFQFSKPKMREYLAKLKPKNINDLAAMNALYRPGPMDLIPEFIDRKHGRKDVTYLHADMEQVLKETYGVIVYQEQVMQLVRVIAGYSLAKADLVRRAMGKKDEKLMKEQEEEFIKGAAEKGYNKKVAKEIFKLILKFADYGFNKSHSVAYSVLAYYTAYLKTHYPLEFMTAQLNCRYEDMDEMVLLINECKRMKISLSLPDINACYKAFTINPDIENQILFGLTAIKNVGKTAVDNIIKERIEHGKFESFVDFASRVDPRVVNKKTLESLIYAGAFDCFDKVRKKFYDNYEAAMHRYSVKKTEAKGQSNLFDTGKKAAGIKDVIFSKLSADYRDWSDREKLSLEKSVLGLYVSAHPLSDYENEISRMNPFKFSDVADVDSEEIDFKQLQRVRMCGIITDMKVKMSKKGNRFAVFTLEDFTGQGECVVFPKTYEQYREILIDDSIVTLIGKAEENGNTIKLIVDEIKPLTKSAEGSKQPDKILIKIDSNSFDAAKLFQLKTIFGTAEEGSIVEIHLKNGHKESQMELENVKIHYDKYTEKVLTEIFGKDNIILQ from the coding sequence TTGGCTAAGTTCATACATTTACATAACCATTCGCATTACTCATTATTAGATGCAATTTGCACTATTGAAGGGCTTGTGGGTGCAGCAAAGGAGCACAACATGCCTGCGCTTGCGCTTACAGATCACGGGGTTATGTACGGGGCTATGGAGTTCTACAACAAAGCCAAAAAAGCAGGTATAAAGCCTATAATTGGCTGTGAAGTATATATAGTAACAAAGGGTTCAAGGTTCCAAAAAGGAAAAGCCGAAGATAATGCCGATACAATGCTTGGCAAGGATAAATCAGGCAAAACTATCGGAAAGCTTTCAAACCGTAAATCCAATTATGACCATTTAGTACTTTTAGCAAAGGATTTTAAAGGTTACCGGAACCTTGTAAAGCTTTGTTCAATAGGCCACACCGAAGGATTTTATTATAAGCCAAGGATAGATTCAGATATTTTACGGCAATACAGCGAAGGTTTGGTATGCCTTTCAGCCTGCGCAGGCGGAGTAGTATCATCGCACATTGCGCGGGGTGACCTTGATGAAGCTAAAGAAGCTGCAATAATATATAAGGATATTTTTGGAAGCGAGGATTTTTACCTCGAGATGCAGAATCACGGGATGGAAATTGAAGCGAAGATCCGCAAACATGTGCCGGCACTTGCCAAAGAGCTCGGCTTAAAAACTATAGCAACAAACGATATTCATTACATCAAATACGAACATCATATACCGCATAATTTATACCTTTATATAAGTACGGATCTTTCCAAAGATAAAGAAGGCAAAAATCTTGAAACTGATCTAAGATACGAAACCGACCAGGTTTATTTTAAGTCAGCCGAAGAGATGTGCAAAATATTCAAGGATTTTCCCGAAGCGATACAATCAACTCTTGAAGTTGCAGATAAATGCAATCTTGAACTGCCACGCGGAGTGTACCATATGCCTGACTTCCCTATTCCGAAGGAATCAGGAGCAAAAACACTAGATGAATACTTCAGGCAGCTATCACATGAAGGATTAAAGCAAAAAGTAAAAAATGTAACTCAAACAGAAATTGAAAGGCTTGATCTTGAGCTTGATGTAATAACATCAATGAAATTTTCAGGTTACTTCCTGATAGTAGCTGATTTTGTAAACCATGCAAAACGAAGCGGTATTTATGTGGGACCAGGCAGAGGTTCTGCAGCAGGTTCACTGGTTTGTTATGCGCTTGGTATTACAAATGTAAACCCGCTTGAATACAACCTTCTGTTTGAAAGGTTTCTGAATCCTGAGCGTGTTTCAATGCCTGATATTGACATTGATTTCCAGGATGATAAGCGTGATGAGGTGATTGAGTACTCCAGGCAGAAATACGGCGCGAATTCAGTTTCACAGATAGTAACATTCAACAAGCTTAAAACAAAAGCTGTGCTTAAGGATGTTGGCAGAGTGCTTAACTATCCGTTTGATACTATTAACGAAGTAACAAAACATGTGCCTTCGGTATTTGGTAAGATAAAATCTCTTACTGATTGTTATAATGAAATACCCGATTTTAAGCAGTATTTTGACCAGGCAAAGGAACGTAAAAAGCTTCTTGATTACTCTGTAGTTCTCGAAAATCTGAATAAGAACGTTAGCATGCATGCATCTGGTGTTGTGATCGCGCCATCGGATATTTCAGATTATGTCCCAATTGCAAAAGCACCGCAGTCAGAAAACCAGTATATGACCCAGTATGATATGAAAATGCTGGAAGATGCGGGCCTGATCAAGATGGACTTCCTGGGTCTTAAGGAGTTAAAAATTCTTCAGCAGGCAGTTGATCTAATCGAAGAGCGGCATAAGATAAAGATAGATCTCGATACGCTCCCGTTAGATGATGCAAAGACATACGAATTATTTGCCAACGGGCATACAATTGGTATATTCCAGTTTTCCAAGCCTAAGATGAGAGAATACTTAGCGAAGCTGAAACCGAAAAATATAAATGACCTTGCGGCTATGAACGCGCTGTACAGACCGGGTCCGATGGACCTTATCCCTGAATTCATAGACCGAAAACACGGCAGAAAGGATGTTACTTATCTCCACGCAGATATGGAGCAGGTGCTTAAGGAAACTTACGGGGTAATAGTTTACCAGGAGCAGGTTATGCAGCTAGTGAGGGTGATTGCCGGTTACTCGCTTGCAAAAGCGGATCTTGTAAGACGCGCTATGGGCAAAAAAGATGAGAAACTGATGAAGGAGCAGGAAGAGGAATTCATTAAAGGCGCGGCTGAAAAAGGATACAATAAAAAAGTAGCCAAGGAAATTTTTAAGTTAATTCTTAAATTCGCTGATTACGGCTTTAATAAATCGCACAGTGTGGCATATTCAGTGCTGGCATATTATACAGCATATTTAAAAACACACTACCCTCTTGAGTTCATGACAGCGCAGCTTAACTGCCGTTATGAAGATATGGATGAAATGGTTCTGCTTATTAATGAATGCAAGAGGATGAAAATATCTTTAAGCCTGCCTGATATTAATGCATGTTATAAAGCATTTACTATAAATCCGGATATTGAAAACCAGATATTGTTCGGTTTAACCGCCATTAAAAATGTTGGTAAAACCGCTGTTGATAATATAATTAAAGAACGCATAGAACACGGTAAATTCGAAAGCTTTGTAGATTTTGCATCAAGGGTCGACCCCCGTGTAGTGAACAAAAAAACCCTGGAATCACTTATTTATGCCGGGGCTTTTGACTGCTTTGATAAAGTGCGCAAGAAGTTCTATGATAATTACGAAGCTGCAATGCACCGGTACAGCGTTAAGAAAACTGAAGCTAAGGGCCAATCAAACCTGTTTGATACTGGCAAAAAAGCAGCAGGTATTAAGGATGTAATATTCAGTAAGCTCAGCGCAGATTACAGGGACTGGTCTGACCGTGAAAAGCTTTCGCTTGAAAAATCAGTGCTTGGCTTATATGTAAGCGCCCACCCGTTAAGTGATTATGAAAACGAGATTAGCAGGATGAATCCGTTCAAATTCAGCGACGTGGCAGATGTTGACAGCGAAGAAATAGATTTCAAACAGCTTCAGCGTGTCAGGATGTGCGGCATTATCACTGATATGAAGGTAAAGATGAGCAAAAAGGGCAACCGCTTCGCGGTGTTTACACTTGAAGATTTTACCGGCCAGGGCGAGTGTGTGGTATTCCCGAAAACTTATGAGCAATACAGGGAAATTCTGATTGATGATTCAATAGTAACCCTTATCGGCAAGGCTGAGGAGAACGGAAATACGATAAAGCTGATAGTTGATGAAATTAAGCCGCTTACAAAATCAGCGGAAGGCTCAAAACAGCCTGATAAAATCCTGATAAAGATTGATTCCAACAGCTTTGATGCTGCCAAGCTTTTCCAGCTGAAAACAATTTTCGGAACAGCTGAGGAAGGGTCAATTGTTGAAATTCACCTCAAAAACGGGCATAAAGAGAGTCAAATGGAACTCGAAAATGTAAAAATACATTATGATAAATACACTGAAAAAGTTTTAACAGAGATTTTCGGTAAAGATAATATTATATTGCAGTAA
- a CDS encoding winged helix-turn-helix transcriptional regulator: MTGNLITPKTKELILIYLTGRNEGYAREIAKYYNMSLSPVQNQLELLESSGIIYGKSAGKTIIYRFNQRYPYYKELIKFLEKVLLFLPENEKEKLLMTRKRPRRKGKPI, from the coding sequence ATGACAGGAAATCTGATCACTCCGAAAACAAAAGAATTAATACTGATTTATCTTACAGGAAGAAACGAAGGATATGCAAGGGAGATAGCAAAATATTACAATATGAGTTTAAGTCCGGTACAAAACCAGCTGGAGCTTCTTGAAAGCTCAGGAATAATTTATGGCAAGAGTGCAGGTAAAACTATTATATACAGATTCAACCAACGATATCCGTATTACAAAGAATTAATAAAATTCCTTGAAAAAGTTCTTTTATTTCTTCCGGAAAATGAAAAAGAGAAGCTATTGATGACCAGAAAAAGACCGAGAAGAAAAGGAAAGCCAATTTGA